The following are encoded in a window of Rubellicoccus peritrichatus genomic DNA:
- a CDS encoding tyrosine-type recombinase/integrase has translation MLWVRKVDFHALRYTFATRLARNGVSQRLAQELMRHSDLNLTARIYTDASQLPTFSTIESLPFENQSTGTWTQIGTQKPDFSGLSQSQTVKINYGNNNSETIDNKVDSLNLSGADTHCPMVPGEGLEPSHR, from the coding sequence ATGCTCTGGGTCCGAAAGGTGGATTTCCATGCCTTGCGGTACACCTTTGCGACAAGACTTGCTAGAAATGGTGTTTCTCAGAGATTAGCTCAAGAGCTCATGCGTCACAGTGATCTAAACCTGACAGCACGAATTTACACTGACGCATCACAACTACCCACATTCAGCACAATAGAGTCCCTACCCTTCGAAAATCAGAGCACCGGAACGTGGACACAAATAGGCACACAAAAACCAGACTTTTCAGGTCTTTCTCAGTCACAAACTGTCAAAATCAACTACGGAAATAATAATTCAGAAACTATTGATAATAAGGTTGATAGTCTCAATTTGTCAGGTGCTGACACACACTGTCCAATGGTACCTGGGGAGGGACTCGAACCCTCACACCGTTAA
- the recJ gene encoding single-stranded-DNA-specific exonuclease RecJ — protein sequence MSDKKPGKTNIHWRYSAPKQSIVDQLVSGMDVSPVVASLLCRAGVTEVEAANRFLHPRLAHLDNPFRITNLDKAVDRLIRAMRDGERIGIVGDYDVDGVTSTVLLVSILRLFGVFPKYLVPRRLEEGYGLSAAALERLIADEEPELLVALDCGTNSVEEVAGLRAKGIDVVIIDHHQSKDAIPSDCILVNPHVNDGEDEPWRNLCTVGLVFKVVHGLTKRLRDEEDETALELKLKDYLDLVALGTIADLVPLTGENRIFTRFGLHRLQQTPRPGIRALLDVAGLSPDQDLTTPDVSFRIGPRINASGRMADAAVPVELLLGDDYGSCILAARELDAANRERQGIERAIFQEALEQAKGFSADSSGIVVYGSEWHPGVVGIVAGRLAREFRRPAIVLGSEGSLAKGSGRSIAGICLQRILTDCDRILGSWGGHSMAVGVSLDVEKLESFRAAFSEAVESYVGDGGFPDLEIDIAAWIESNEVGDELLGQLDLLHPFGQENPTPVFALSSIKLAEPPTCFGQNHCRFKIHGARGQRIFVVGWNSAENLPPVDQPIDLALRLMWNYWNGSRSPRAEVVAWRPVA from the coding sequence GTGTCAGACAAAAAGCCTGGTAAAACCAATATTCATTGGCGGTATTCCGCGCCAAAACAGAGTATTGTTGACCAGCTGGTGTCTGGCATGGATGTGAGTCCGGTTGTCGCATCACTCCTGTGTCGTGCAGGAGTTACTGAGGTTGAGGCGGCAAATCGTTTCCTCCATCCGCGATTAGCCCATCTGGATAATCCTTTTCGTATTACCAATCTTGATAAGGCAGTTGATCGCCTCATTCGTGCGATGCGAGACGGCGAGCGGATAGGCATCGTAGGCGACTATGATGTCGATGGTGTAACGAGTACCGTATTGCTGGTCAGTATTCTTCGCCTTTTTGGTGTCTTTCCTAAATATTTGGTTCCGCGTCGGCTTGAAGAGGGCTATGGATTAAGTGCTGCTGCCTTGGAACGATTGATTGCCGATGAAGAGCCGGAGCTTTTGGTTGCTTTAGATTGCGGAACGAATTCTGTGGAAGAAGTGGCTGGGCTTCGCGCCAAAGGTATTGATGTTGTCATTATTGATCATCATCAGTCAAAAGATGCAATTCCCAGTGATTGTATTCTGGTCAATCCACACGTTAATGACGGTGAGGATGAGCCATGGCGAAATCTATGCACCGTTGGCCTTGTGTTCAAAGTAGTGCATGGACTCACCAAGCGCCTGCGCGATGAGGAAGACGAGACCGCTCTGGAACTCAAGCTCAAGGATTATCTAGATTTGGTTGCACTCGGTACGATCGCCGATCTTGTTCCGTTGACTGGTGAAAATCGTATATTTACGCGTTTCGGCTTGCATCGGCTGCAACAAACACCGCGTCCTGGGATCCGTGCGCTGCTTGATGTTGCCGGTCTCTCCCCTGATCAAGATTTAACCACACCCGATGTGTCTTTCAGGATAGGCCCGCGTATTAACGCGAGCGGTCGCATGGCTGATGCTGCTGTGCCCGTAGAGTTGCTTTTGGGTGATGACTATGGTTCCTGTATTCTTGCTGCGCGTGAGCTAGATGCTGCAAACCGAGAGCGACAGGGGATTGAGCGGGCAATTTTCCAGGAAGCTTTAGAACAGGCAAAGGGCTTTTCTGCGGATAGCTCAGGCATTGTCGTGTATGGCTCTGAATGGCATCCAGGTGTCGTTGGTATCGTTGCTGGTCGTCTGGCAAGGGAGTTTCGCCGACCAGCCATTGTCCTTGGTTCAGAAGGATCCTTAGCCAAAGGATCCGGCAGAAGCATAGCAGGTATATGTTTACAGAGAATTCTGACGGATTGTGACCGAATTCTAGGTTCATGGGGTGGGCATTCTATGGCGGTAGGCGTCAGTCTTGATGTTGAAAAATTGGAGAGCTTTCGTGCTGCATTCTCTGAAGCTGTGGAAAGTTACGTTGGGGATGGTGGCTTTCCTGATCTTGAAATCGACATTGCTGCTTGGATAGAGAGCAATGAGGTGGGAGATGAGTTGCTTGGTCAACTTGATTTACTACATCCATTTGGTCAGGAAAATCCAACACCCGTTTTTGCACTATCTTCGATCAAACTGGCTGAGCCTCCTACTTGCTTTGGCCAAAACCATTGCCGTTTTAAAATTCATGGTGCGCGAGGACAGCGTATTTTTGTCGTTGGCTGGAACTCTGCAGAAAATTTACCTCCTGTGGACCAACCGATCGATTTGGCACTACGTTTAATGTGGAATTACTGGAATGGTTCTCGTTCGCCACGTGCAGAGGTTGTTGCATGGCGACCGGTTGCCTGA